The following are encoded together in the Mesoterricola sediminis genome:
- a CDS encoding amidase, translating into MTTLLARRTFLALAAGAAAATAAGTRRPAPAAGPRLEDAGLDDLARGMASGRWTSEAVTRHYLARIRTVDRQLHAVVEVNPDALELARSLDRERKARGPRGPLHGIPVLLKENIDTADRMLTTAGSLALVDAPPPARDAHLVSRLREAGAVILGKTNLSEWANLRSTHSVSGWSGRGGLTRNPYALDRNCSGSSSGSGAATAAGLCAAAVGTETDGSIISPASICGLVGLKPTVGLVSRAGIIPLSHTQDTAGPMARSVRDAALLLSALAGPDPRDPATAGAKAHPDYTAFLDADGLRGARLGVVRNFFPETRAMRPAVDAALKALADRGAVLVDPLDLPTADYEKAELEVLLTEFKADLAAYLGARCPRHTVRDMETLIAFNETHRDREMPWFGQELLLQAQAKGGLHDPAYLKALETCRTLSRRGIDALMDQHRLDALIAPSGTPAWTIDLVNGDSAGMGCYTPAAVAGYPHLTVPAGLAAGLPVGLSFFGRAWSEGVLLKLGYAFEQATRARRRPTLPPTLRA; encoded by the coding sequence ATGACCACCCTCCTCGCCCGCAGGACCTTCCTCGCCCTCGCCGCCGGCGCCGCCGCGGCCACGGCGGCCGGGACGCGCCGCCCCGCGCCGGCCGCGGGCCCCCGCCTCGAGGACGCGGGCCTGGACGACCTGGCCCGGGGCATGGCCTCGGGACGCTGGACGTCGGAGGCCGTCACCCGCCACTACCTGGCCCGCATCCGCACCGTGGACCGCCAGCTCCACGCCGTCGTGGAGGTCAATCCCGACGCGCTCGAGCTCGCCCGGAGCCTGGACCGCGAGCGCAAGGCCCGGGGCCCCCGCGGCCCCCTCCACGGCATCCCGGTGCTCCTCAAGGAGAACATCGACACCGCCGACCGCATGCTGACCACCGCCGGCTCCCTGGCCCTGGTGGACGCGCCGCCCCCGGCCCGGGACGCCCACCTCGTCTCCCGCCTCCGCGAGGCGGGGGCCGTGATCCTCGGCAAGACGAACCTCAGCGAATGGGCCAACCTGCGCTCCACCCACTCCGTGAGCGGCTGGAGCGGGCGCGGCGGCCTCACCCGCAACCCCTACGCCCTGGACCGCAACTGCTCGGGATCCAGCTCCGGCTCCGGCGCCGCGACGGCGGCGGGCCTGTGCGCGGCCGCGGTGGGCACCGAGACCGACGGGAGCATCATCAGCCCCGCCAGCATCTGTGGCCTGGTCGGCCTGAAGCCCACCGTGGGCCTCGTGAGCCGCGCCGGCATCATCCCCCTCTCCCACACCCAGGACACGGCGGGCCCCATGGCCCGCAGCGTGCGGGACGCGGCCCTCCTCCTCTCGGCCCTGGCGGGCCCCGATCCCCGCGACCCGGCCACGGCCGGCGCCAAGGCCCATCCCGACTACACGGCCTTCCTGGACGCCGACGGCCTCCGCGGCGCGCGCCTGGGCGTGGTCAGGAACTTCTTCCCCGAGACCCGGGCCATGCGCCCGGCGGTGGACGCGGCCCTGAAGGCCCTGGCGGACCGGGGCGCCGTCCTCGTGGACCCCCTCGACCTGCCCACCGCCGACTACGAGAAGGCGGAGCTGGAGGTCCTGCTCACCGAGTTCAAGGCGGACCTCGCCGCGTACCTGGGCGCGCGCTGCCCCCGGCACACGGTGCGGGACATGGAGACCCTCATCGCCTTCAACGAGACGCACCGGGACCGGGAGATGCCCTGGTTCGGCCAGGAGCTCCTGCTCCAGGCCCAGGCCAAGGGCGGCCTGCACGATCCGGCCTACCTCAAGGCCCTGGAGACCTGCCGGACCCTCTCGCGCCGGGGCATCGACGCCCTGATGGACCAGCACCGCCTGGACGCCCTCATCGCCCCCTCCGGCACCCCCGCCTGGACCATCGACCTCGTGAACGGCGACAGCGCGGGCATGGGCTGCTACACCCCCGCCGCCGTCGCCGGATACCCGCACCTCACCGTTCCCGCGGGCCTGGCCGCGGGCCTCCCCGTGGGCCTCAGCTTCTTCGGCCGGGCCTGGAGCGAGGGGGTCCTCCTGAAGCTGGGCTATGCCTTCGAGCAGGCCACCCGGGCGCGGCGTAGGCCCACGCTCCCGCCGACGCTCCGCGCCTGA
- a CDS encoding B12-binding domain-containing radical SAM protein — MVDPVGREASRRGAEASGPSAVLAYSAPRSGFGDEWMTFLPIGLGFLQAMARTRGYPCRLANLSGKGRKEVVEYLRRQAPAVVGISMFTFNRKRSADLLAWAREACPGAVLLAGGPHPTHLAREVFEDCPQLDAIVKGEGEVPLVEILARLADGRDWRTAPGLVLRDGETPSPPPLEDLDIMGAPVEHFQADFLDDPGQLSYLSTSRGCPATCNFCNTPEFWGSAVRFRSPAAVLREMRLLRERHGLTYFSFRDDTFTANKLRILELMRLIQASGMHPLWNCQSRVNLVDEDRLVAMKRAGCEFMQFGVEHGSERVLKLLDKGTNMRQARKALELVRRVGMNMGIYLITGIPGEAWEDVETTAAFIREVRPHDVQISPLALYPGTRLFDRYRAEGRISRDFFRGTGDAEVFARVDAHTEKALRHLERAASAIKPKAIYTPEDFRAQKAWLGFCAVTNLLCGEAAEEAGNLREAEAEYDELVAQEPGNPWGFLKRALLRRRTGRDAEARADLAEVLALAPGNPEAEDLARAWGTRRGRAWKAAQGPKAAMKGAQAYLEREGS; from the coding sequence ATGGTGGACCCGGTCGGGCGCGAGGCTTCGAGGCGGGGGGCGGAGGCCTCCGGCCCTTCGGCCGTACTGGCCTACAGCGCGCCCCGGAGCGGCTTCGGGGACGAGTGGATGACCTTCCTGCCCATCGGGCTGGGCTTCCTCCAGGCCATGGCCCGCACCCGCGGCTACCCCTGCCGCCTGGCCAACCTCAGCGGCAAGGGCCGCAAGGAGGTCGTGGAGTACCTGCGGCGGCAGGCCCCCGCGGTGGTGGGCATCTCCATGTTCACCTTCAACCGCAAGCGCAGCGCGGACCTGCTGGCCTGGGCCCGGGAGGCCTGCCCCGGCGCGGTGCTCCTGGCCGGGGGGCCCCACCCCACCCACCTGGCGCGGGAGGTCTTCGAGGACTGCCCCCAGCTGGACGCCATCGTGAAGGGCGAAGGGGAGGTCCCCCTGGTGGAGATCCTGGCGCGGCTCGCCGACGGGCGCGACTGGCGCACGGCGCCGGGCCTCGTCCTGCGGGACGGCGAGACGCCCTCCCCGCCCCCCCTGGAGGACCTGGACATCATGGGGGCGCCGGTGGAGCACTTCCAGGCCGACTTCCTGGACGACCCCGGGCAGCTCAGCTACCTGAGCACCAGCCGCGGCTGCCCCGCCACCTGCAACTTCTGCAACACCCCGGAATTCTGGGGCAGCGCCGTGCGGTTCCGCAGCCCCGCCGCCGTCCTGCGGGAGATGCGCCTGCTCCGCGAGCGCCACGGCCTGACCTACTTCAGCTTCCGGGACGACACCTTCACCGCCAACAAGCTCCGGATCCTGGAGCTCATGCGGCTCATCCAGGCCTCGGGGATGCATCCCCTGTGGAACTGCCAGAGCCGGGTGAACCTCGTGGACGAGGACCGCCTCGTGGCCATGAAGCGCGCGGGCTGCGAGTTCATGCAGTTCGGCGTGGAGCACGGCAGCGAGCGCGTGCTGAAGCTCCTGGACAAGGGCACCAACATGCGCCAGGCCCGCAAGGCCCTGGAGCTGGTGCGCCGAGTGGGCATGAACATGGGGATCTACCTCATCACGGGCATCCCGGGCGAGGCCTGGGAGGACGTGGAGACCACGGCCGCCTTCATCCGCGAGGTGCGGCCCCACGACGTGCAGATCTCCCCGCTGGCCCTCTACCCTGGGACCCGGCTCTTCGACCGGTACCGGGCGGAGGGGCGCATCAGCCGCGACTTCTTCCGGGGCACCGGCGACGCCGAGGTCTTCGCCCGGGTGGACGCGCACACCGAGAAGGCCCTCCGCCACCTGGAGCGGGCCGCCAGCGCCATCAAGCCGAAGGCCATCTACACCCCCGAGGACTTCCGGGCCCAGAAGGCCTGGCTGGGCTTCTGCGCGGTCACGAACCTGCTGTGCGGCGAGGCCGCGGAGGAAGCGGGCAACCTGCGGGAGGCCGAGGCGGAGTACGACGAGCTCGTGGCCCAGGAGCCGGGCAACCCCTGGGGCTTCCTGAAGCGGGCCCTGCTGCGCCGGCGCACCGGCCGGGACGCGGAGGCCCGGGCCGACCTGGCCGAGGTGCTGGCCCTGGCCCCGGGCAACCCCGAGGCGGAGGACCTGGCCCGCGCGTGGGGGACCCGCCGGGGGCGGGCCTGGAAGGCCGCCCAGGGGCCCAAGGCCGCCATGAAGGGCGCCCAGGCCTACCTGGAGCGGGAGGGGTCGTGA
- a CDS encoding AraC family transcriptional regulator translates to MTGPDTKNVQTYTSGPLKLVILKRDPIPAKAMPSNESWTLVLPTSPIRVCTGEDQEEGVIPRGSLALLMPGFGHTFKRHHPETPFGFTALQMDGPFPEPLVSILQHPPRKWQEQSFAVLRSQSLKQLFGIFTQEIANPEGLQLMTRELFLILLGAELNRLCEKEDRARFPYRLSRSTLQLVLDHMEAHLGAPNSVPEMAKLARCTPDHFIRLFREATSTTPHQYLIERRLQRAVQMLSDGERPLDVAESLGFYDASAFTRAFKRRFGVPPSKYAQEAYDRQFKKN, encoded by the coding sequence ATGACCGGCCCTGACACCAAGAACGTCCAAACCTACACCAGCGGCCCGCTGAAGCTTGTGATCCTCAAGCGGGATCCGATCCCGGCCAAGGCCATGCCCTCCAACGAGTCGTGGACGCTGGTCCTGCCCACCAGCCCCATCCGGGTGTGCACGGGCGAGGACCAGGAGGAGGGGGTCATCCCCCGCGGCAGCCTCGCGCTGCTGATGCCCGGGTTCGGCCACACCTTCAAGCGCCACCATCCCGAGACGCCCTTCGGGTTCACGGCGCTGCAGATGGACGGGCCCTTCCCCGAACCCCTCGTCTCCATCCTCCAGCACCCGCCCCGCAAGTGGCAGGAGCAGAGCTTCGCGGTTCTGCGCAGCCAGAGCCTGAAGCAGCTCTTCGGCATCTTCACCCAGGAGATCGCCAATCCCGAGGGCCTCCAGCTCATGACCCGGGAGCTCTTCCTGATCCTCCTCGGCGCCGAGCTGAACCGCCTCTGCGAGAAGGAGGACCGCGCCCGGTTCCCCTACCGCCTCAGCCGCTCCACCCTCCAGCTCGTCCTCGACCACATGGAGGCCCACCTGGGCGCCCCCAACAGCGTGCCTGAGATGGCGAAGCTGGCGCGCTGCACGCCGGACCATTTCATCCGCCTCTTCCGGGAAGCCACCAGCACCACGCCCCACCAGTACCTGATCGAGCGCCGCCTCCAGCGGGCCGTGCAGATGCTGAGCGACGGCGAGCGCCCCCTGGACGTGGCCGAGAGCCTGGGCTTCTACGACGCCTCGGCGTTCACCCGCGCCTTCAAGCGCCGGTTCGGGGTGCCCCCGAGCAAGTACGCCCAGGAAGCCTACGACCGGCAGTTCAAGAAGAACTGA
- a CDS encoding OprO/OprP family phosphate-selective porin, whose protein sequence is MRINRFAVMAALVAAGFAQAQDLKVNALTEFWYTQMLNTNLRWDSAAKPGGASSYYEGLSSGRFSENSFHVKRVEISGSWKVSDEWAANFMFDPNLPTNTVTNNILQDLAITWTPAAVKGLTVKAGQFKMPTVYESTLVASREILFFDRAQLARQFGERRDRGVWFAYSYGDPKGFKGTFNVAVSNGSSDDGSSGKQSVDANAQKDYTFRYDASYGANHKFGVYHRVGETNMKTAGAVTLPAAWSAAGVTNQAVLDNRDKTTLTGAFYAFDNAKWHFEAEGATGILGRRYPSLFTTAATPLREHLDQTFLGYQVTGVYKMGAHQFLARYDFMNYNSGDDWYTTYNPYKMANATTGLGYDLTPKYTEVTAGYNYLFNPSKATYGKIKVNYIWRSKNFLLPRTGQTGEQGGDSLVVSFMIAY, encoded by the coding sequence ATGAGAATCAACCGCTTCGCCGTCATGGCCGCCCTCGTCGCGGCCGGTTTCGCCCAGGCCCAGGATCTCAAGGTCAACGCGCTGACCGAGTTCTGGTACACCCAGATGCTGAACACCAACCTGCGCTGGGATTCCGCCGCCAAGCCCGGCGGGGCCTCCTCCTACTACGAGGGCCTCTCCTCCGGCCGTTTTTCCGAGAACTCCTTCCACGTCAAGCGCGTGGAGATCTCCGGCAGCTGGAAGGTGAGCGACGAGTGGGCCGCGAACTTCATGTTCGATCCCAACCTGCCCACCAACACGGTCACCAACAACATCCTGCAGGACCTCGCCATCACCTGGACCCCCGCCGCCGTGAAGGGCCTCACCGTGAAGGCCGGCCAGTTCAAGATGCCGACCGTCTACGAGTCCACCCTGGTGGCCTCCCGCGAGATCCTCTTCTTCGACCGCGCCCAGCTGGCCCGCCAGTTCGGTGAGCGCCGCGACCGCGGCGTGTGGTTCGCCTACAGCTACGGCGATCCCAAGGGCTTCAAGGGCACGTTCAACGTCGCCGTCTCCAACGGCTCCTCCGACGACGGCTCCTCGGGCAAGCAGTCCGTGGACGCCAACGCCCAGAAGGACTACACCTTCCGCTACGATGCGTCCTACGGCGCCAACCACAAGTTCGGCGTCTACCACCGCGTCGGCGAGACCAACATGAAGACCGCGGGCGCCGTGACCCTGCCCGCCGCCTGGAGCGCCGCCGGCGTCACCAACCAGGCCGTGCTGGACAACCGCGACAAGACCACCCTGACGGGCGCCTTCTACGCCTTCGACAACGCCAAGTGGCACTTCGAGGCCGAGGGCGCGACGGGCATCCTGGGCCGCCGCTACCCCAGCCTCTTCACCACCGCCGCCACCCCCCTGCGCGAGCACCTGGACCAGACCTTCCTCGGCTACCAGGTGACCGGCGTCTACAAGATGGGCGCCCACCAGTTCCTCGCGCGCTACGACTTCATGAACTACAACTCCGGCGACGACTGGTACACCACCTACAACCCCTACAAGATGGCCAACGCCACCACCGGCCTGGGCTACGATCTGACCCCCAAGTACACGGAGGTCACCGCCGGGTACAACTACCTGTTCAATCCCAGCAAGGCCACCTACGGCAAGATCAAGGTGAACTACATCTGGCGCAGCAAGAACTTCCTGCTGCCCCGCACGGGCCAGACCGGTGAGCAGGGCGGCGACAGCCTCGTCGTCTCCTTCATGATCGCCTACTAG
- a CDS encoding PilZ domain-containing protein, with protein MPETITKPDDVREVLRQACARRELLILATPYLRFESSFVGIHEGELHVHATMAREDAMFGLRTPELRLRFPDGLGFFEARVEMKGLGILEGKRTVRLTLPKALQENDQRSGYRVERVGRVTVTYGTLKGDLLQGSLVDISTTGARLHAQRDVDPQAMGPGTPLLLSIPLAPDIQIETRAEVRHAQARTLGVAFRPALPPAVEQPLTRWVFLRREEERERLSQRLDIQARTAAPKGQEQTGILLVGGDAALETDLAGFLTPVRPLAHIPASLQPLKDALAGAPPLVIFHVASTGLDERKRLRTLVELAQAKAPVLLLATQVDGASLFELSGELKASSAMVWNPARGLFLQRLAQGIIRRHTHGGDSPMAPAEP; from the coding sequence TTGCCCGAGACCATCACCAAGCCCGACGACGTCAGGGAAGTCCTGCGCCAGGCCTGCGCGCGGCGGGAGCTCCTCATCCTGGCGACGCCCTACCTGCGGTTCGAGTCCAGCTTCGTGGGCATCCACGAGGGGGAACTGCACGTCCACGCCACCATGGCGCGGGAGGACGCCATGTTCGGCCTCCGGACCCCCGAGCTGAGGCTGCGCTTCCCGGACGGGCTCGGCTTCTTCGAGGCCAGGGTGGAGATGAAGGGGCTCGGAATCCTGGAAGGCAAACGAACAGTCAGGCTAACGCTGCCCAAGGCCCTCCAGGAGAACGACCAGCGCTCCGGGTACCGGGTCGAGCGGGTGGGCCGGGTCACCGTCACCTACGGGACCCTCAAGGGGGACCTGCTGCAGGGGTCCCTCGTGGACATCAGCACGACGGGCGCCCGCCTCCACGCCCAGCGGGACGTGGACCCCCAGGCCATGGGCCCGGGCACGCCCCTCCTCCTGTCCATCCCCCTCGCCCCGGACATCCAGATCGAGACCCGCGCCGAGGTCCGCCACGCCCAGGCCCGCACCCTGGGGGTGGCCTTCCGGCCGGCCCTTCCACCGGCCGTGGAACAGCCCCTCACCCGCTGGGTCTTCCTGCGGCGGGAGGAGGAACGGGAGCGCCTGTCCCAGCGCCTGGACATCCAGGCCCGGACCGCCGCGCCCAAGGGCCAGGAGCAGACGGGCATCCTGCTGGTGGGCGGGGACGCCGCCCTGGAAACCGACCTCGCGGGCTTCCTGACGCCCGTCCGCCCCCTTGCGCACATCCCCGCCTCCCTCCAGCCCCTCAAGGACGCCCTGGCCGGGGCGCCCCCGCTCGTGATCTTCCACGTGGCCAGCACCGGCCTGGACGAGCGGAAGCGCCTGCGGACCCTGGTGGAGCTGGCCCAGGCCAAGGCCCCCGTCCTGCTGCTGGCCACCCAGGTGGACGGCGCCTCCCTCTTCGAGCTGTCGGGTGAACTCAAGGCCTCCAGCGCCATGGTCTGGAACCCGGCCCGGGGCCTCTTCCTCCAGCGCCTGGCCCAGGGCATCATCCGCCGCCACACCCACGGGGGCGACAGCCCCATGGCCCCCGCCGAACCGTGA
- the rsmI gene encoding 16S rRNA (cytidine(1402)-2'-O)-methyltransferase, whose product MAGHLILVPTPLGNLGDLTERAREALAEADLVACEDTRRTGGLLAHLGLEKPLARFDDHASLDHRERVARALAAGQRVAYCSDAGMPGVNDPGFEVARLARDLGAQVTVLPGPSAVTLAVVASGLPSHAFSFWGYLPSRGEPRRAALRKLAAREETVVVFETPHRIHETLAELEEVAPERELALGRELTKLHETWYRGTAAQVRTALGTEGRGEMVLVLAGADAKRTLGEEAPEAEPAEGLPDWALRYLDAAREGGMTLREAVKPLARHLGLPASDVYRLAVDR is encoded by the coding sequence TTGGCCGGACATCTCATCCTCGTGCCCACCCCCCTGGGGAACCTGGGGGACCTCACGGAACGCGCCCGGGAGGCCCTGGCGGAGGCCGACCTGGTCGCCTGCGAGGACACCCGCCGCACCGGGGGGCTCCTGGCCCACCTGGGGCTCGAGAAGCCCCTGGCCCGCTTCGACGACCACGCCTCCCTGGATCACCGGGAGCGGGTGGCGCGGGCCCTGGCCGCGGGCCAGCGGGTGGCCTACTGCTCGGACGCGGGCATGCCGGGGGTGAACGATCCGGGCTTCGAGGTCGCCCGCCTCGCCCGGGACCTGGGGGCCCAGGTCACCGTGCTGCCGGGGCCTTCGGCGGTCACCCTCGCCGTGGTGGCCTCCGGGCTGCCCAGCCACGCCTTCAGCTTCTGGGGCTACCTGCCCTCCCGGGGCGAGCCCCGGCGGGCCGCCCTCCGGAAGCTGGCCGCCCGGGAGGAGACCGTCGTCGTCTTCGAGACGCCCCACCGCATCCACGAGACCCTGGCCGAGCTGGAGGAGGTGGCCCCCGAGCGGGAACTGGCCCTGGGCCGGGAGCTGACCAAGCTCCACGAGACCTGGTACCGGGGCACCGCAGCCCAGGTGCGGACCGCCCTGGGGACCGAGGGCCGCGGCGAGATGGTCCTGGTCCTGGCCGGGGCCGACGCCAAGCGCACCCTCGGGGAGGAGGCGCCGGAGGCGGAGCCCGCCGAAGGCCTGCCGGATTGGGCCCTCCGCTACCTGGACGCCGCCCGGGAGGGGGGCATGACCCTGCGGGAGGCCGTGAAGCCCCTGGCCCGGCACCTGGGTCTGCCCGCCAGCGACGTGTACCGCCTGGCGGTGGATCGGTAG
- a CDS encoding PilZ domain-containing protein, with amino-acid sequence MDLSAWNLPSAFPDLAGPARDEALAELCDRRQTLLLATPYLTFASRFVAIDKGAILVRATMSRSVAAHTLDRKDLQLRFPWGLTHYGGPTRILEYVQEEGGKHLRLALPQVLRRMEQRKAYRVDYVGRCQGTLGSDDGEGGMVFARFNVENLSTTGMAVFCTDPLPGRNFVPGRRVSAQFSLERGPDLETNVQVIHASGQSLGLAFLDLDPIDGQALASWLQPRFTEALRRWDNRAALRAQAVKAAAPRPAPQGLLVLGGEPDVIAEIQQALEGAQTVRVVPPVLVPLREALDQAPPRLLVVPCEGSVEGCHRLRSLLEKCPPRCPIVVLAAGGQRGTVNLFAQEIRAALTTDRAGQHPLFFRRLVTGLIRRHWQDPEAP; translated from the coding sequence GTGGACCTGAGCGCCTGGAACCTCCCCTCCGCCTTCCCCGACCTCGCGGGCCCGGCCCGGGACGAGGCCCTGGCCGAGCTCTGCGACCGGCGCCAGACGCTGCTGCTGGCCACCCCCTACCTCACCTTCGCCTCGCGCTTCGTGGCCATCGACAAAGGCGCCATCCTCGTGCGGGCCACCATGAGCCGCAGCGTGGCCGCCCACACCCTGGACCGCAAGGACCTGCAGCTCCGCTTCCCCTGGGGCCTCACCCACTACGGCGGCCCCACCCGGATCCTGGAGTACGTGCAGGAGGAGGGCGGCAAGCACCTCCGCCTCGCCCTGCCGCAGGTGCTCCGGCGCATGGAGCAGCGCAAGGCCTACCGGGTCGACTACGTGGGGCGCTGCCAGGGCACCCTGGGGTCCGACGACGGGGAGGGCGGCATGGTCTTCGCCCGGTTCAACGTGGAGAACCTCAGCACCACGGGCATGGCGGTCTTCTGCACGGACCCCCTGCCCGGCCGGAATTTCGTCCCGGGCCGGCGGGTCTCGGCCCAGTTCAGCCTCGAACGGGGACCCGACCTGGAAACCAACGTCCAGGTGATCCACGCCAGCGGCCAGAGCCTCGGCCTGGCCTTCCTGGACCTGGACCCCATCGACGGCCAGGCGCTGGCCTCCTGGCTCCAGCCCCGGTTCACGGAGGCCCTCCGCCGCTGGGACAACCGCGCGGCCCTGCGGGCCCAGGCCGTGAAGGCCGCCGCCCCCCGCCCCGCGCCCCAGGGGCTCCTCGTCCTGGGCGGCGAACCGGACGTGATCGCCGAGATCCAGCAGGCCCTGGAGGGCGCCCAGACCGTGCGGGTCGTGCCGCCGGTGCTGGTGCCCCTCCGCGAGGCCCTGGACCAGGCGCCGCCCCGCCTCCTGGTGGTGCCCTGCGAGGGCAGCGTGGAGGGCTGCCACCGCCTCCGCTCCCTCCTGGAGAAGTGCCCCCCCCGCTGCCCCATCGTCGTCCTCGCCGCCGGCGGCCAGCGCGGCACCGTCAACCTGTTCGCCCAGGAAATCCGCGCGGCCCTCACGACGGACCGCGCCGGCCAGCACCCCCTCTTCTTCCGCCGGCTCGTGACGGGGCTGATCCGCCGTCACTGGCAGGATCCGGAGGCCCCATGA
- a CDS encoding NAD(P)/FAD-dependent oxidoreductase — protein MERVQTAVLGAGVVGLALARRLASEGREVVILEAADRIGTGASSRNSEVIHAGVYYAPGSLKARLCAPGRQALYAYCAARGIAHRRCGKLIVAGPGQEAALRALRARGEANGAGDLQEMDGAGARALEPEVRCAAALLSPETGIVDSHGLMRALLADAEAEGAVLVLRSPVLGGAAAPGGVMLRVGGEAPLELLAERVYNCAGLGAHALAGRIDGLRREALPPFHRAKGSYFALAAPAPFSRLVYPVPEAAGLGVHLTLDLAGQARFGPDVEWVEAEDYAVDPRRAEAFYGAIRAYWPGLPDGALQPAYAGIRAKLQGPGEPARDWLAQGPGEHGVPGLVNLLGIESPGLTACLALADHVAGLPV, from the coding sequence ATGGAACGGGTCCAGACCGCCGTCCTCGGCGCCGGCGTGGTGGGCCTCGCCCTGGCCCGGCGCCTGGCGTCGGAGGGGCGCGAGGTGGTGATCCTCGAAGCCGCGGACCGCATCGGGACCGGGGCCAGCTCGCGCAACAGCGAGGTCATCCATGCCGGCGTCTACTACGCCCCGGGCTCCCTCAAGGCCCGGCTCTGCGCGCCCGGCCGGCAGGCCTTGTACGCGTACTGCGCCGCCCGCGGGATCGCCCACCGGCGCTGCGGCAAGCTCATCGTGGCCGGCCCCGGCCAGGAGGCGGCCCTCCGCGCCCTCCGCGCCCGGGGGGAGGCCAACGGGGCGGGCGACCTCCAGGAAATGGACGGCGCCGGGGCCCGGGCGCTGGAGCCCGAGGTCCGGTGCGCGGCGGCCCTCCTTTCGCCCGAGACGGGCATCGTGGATTCCCACGGCCTCATGAGGGCCCTCCTGGCGGACGCGGAGGCCGAGGGCGCCGTCCTCGTCCTGCGGAGCCCCGTGCTGGGCGGCGCGGCCGCCCCCGGGGGCGTGATGCTGCGGGTGGGCGGCGAGGCCCCTCTGGAGCTTCTGGCGGAGCGGGTCTACAACTGCGCGGGCCTGGGCGCCCACGCCCTGGCCGGCCGCATCGACGGGCTGCGCCGGGAAGCCCTGCCGCCCTTCCACCGGGCCAAGGGCAGCTACTTCGCCCTCGCGGCCCCAGCCCCCTTCTCCCGGCTGGTCTACCCCGTGCCGGAGGCCGCGGGCCTGGGCGTGCACCTCACCCTGGATCTGGCCGGCCAGGCCCGCTTCGGCCCCGACGTGGAGTGGGTGGAGGCGGAGGACTACGCCGTGGACCCCCGCCGGGCCGAGGCCTTCTACGGCGCCATCCGCGCCTACTGGCCCGGCCTGCCCGACGGGGCCCTCCAGCCCGCCTACGCCGGCATCCGCGCCAAGCTGCAGGGCCCCGGCGAGCCCGCGCGGGACTGGCTCGCCCAGGGCCCCGGGGAGCACGGCGTGCCGGGCCTGGTGAACCTCCTGGGCATCGAATCCCCGGGCCTCACCGCCTGCCTCGCCCTGGCGGACCACGTGGCGGGGCTTCCGGTCTGA
- a CDS encoding winged helix-turn-helix domain-containing protein, producing MPPPPQAMTPSQARRLLLAGQALLGAPPRDAAEAVDRLGFVQMDSINIVERAHHLTLGSRLPGYRRPDFDALLEGERRLFEHWTHDASAIPLAFYPQWKRRFPLRRQHLLASAWWRERVGEQVETLLKAVRARIREEGPLMSADFEHPKAVGGSAWWGWKPAKAALEFLWHTGELAVARRVNFHKVYDLAERVLPAHHGLPVPSRAAHLDWACASALDRLGAATPRELAAFWEAVAPAEAEAWCARAVRTGRAVPVEIQGEPPRPAVAVPDWEARLREAGEPGDRMVLLCPFDPILRDRARALRLFGFDYRFEAFVPQAKRQYGYYVLPILEGERLVGRLDPKFQRDRGVLEVQGLWWEPGIRPGKARLQRLERAAEDLAARIGAARVELPRG from the coding sequence ATGCCCCCTCCGCCCCAGGCCATGACCCCCTCCCAGGCCCGCCGCCTCCTGCTCGCCGGCCAGGCCCTCCTGGGCGCGCCCCCCCGGGACGCCGCGGAGGCCGTGGATCGCCTGGGCTTCGTGCAGATGGACTCCATCAACATCGTGGAGCGCGCCCACCACCTGACCCTGGGCAGCCGCCTCCCCGGCTACCGCCGCCCGGACTTCGATGCCCTCCTGGAGGGCGAGCGGCGCCTCTTCGAGCACTGGACCCACGACGCCTCCGCCATTCCCCTCGCCTTCTACCCCCAGTGGAAGCGCCGGTTCCCCCTGCGGCGCCAGCACCTCCTGGCCAGCGCCTGGTGGCGGGAACGGGTGGGCGAACAGGTGGAGACCCTCCTCAAGGCCGTCCGGGCGCGCATCCGCGAGGAGGGGCCCCTCATGAGCGCGGATTTCGAGCACCCGAAGGCCGTGGGCGGCAGCGCCTGGTGGGGCTGGAAGCCGGCCAAGGCCGCGCTGGAGTTCCTCTGGCACACCGGGGAGCTGGCCGTGGCGCGGCGGGTGAACTTCCACAAGGTGTACGACCTGGCCGAGCGGGTGCTGCCGGCCCACCACGGTCTCCCCGTCCCCTCCCGCGCCGCCCACCTGGACTGGGCCTGCGCCTCCGCCCTGGACCGCCTGGGCGCGGCCACCCCCCGGGAGCTCGCCGCCTTCTGGGAGGCCGTGGCGCCCGCCGAGGCCGAGGCCTGGTGCGCCCGGGCCGTCCGCACGGGGCGGGCCGTGCCGGTGGAGATCCAGGGCGAGCCCCCCCGCCCCGCCGTCGCCGTCCCGGACTGGGAGGCCCGGCTGCGGGAGGCCGGCGAGCCCGGGGACCGGATGGTGCTCCTCTGCCCCTTCGATCCCATCCTGCGCGACCGGGCGCGGGCCCTGCGCCTCTTCGGGTTCGACTACCGCTTCGAGGCCTTCGTGCCCCAGGCCAAGCGCCAGTACGGCTACTACGTGCTCCCCATCCTGGAGGGGGAGCGCCTGGTGGGGCGCCTGGATCCCAAGTTCCAGCGGGACCGCGGCGTCCTGGAGGTCCAGGGGCTCTGGTGGGAGCCGGGAATCCGGCCTGGCAAGGCCCGGCTCCAGCGCCTGGAACGGGCCGCCGAGGACCTCGCGGCCCGCATCGGCGCCGCCCGGGTGGAGCTGCCCCGGGGCTGA